The sequence ATGTTGAATGTGGATGATATACCTGCAGAGGTTAAATGGGAAATTGCAACCAGATCATCCATGGGTCTGGCCATGGGCTACAGCGCTGCAATGCGCAAGTTCCTGAATGAGAAGGTTGCAGAGGAATTGGACGAAGCTGTCTGGACAGAGGGCGGAAAAGGAATAGGTGATATAGCAAGTTCCCTTGGAATTCCAACAGGCAACGCCCAGGAAATTGAAAATGCTTGGAACGTGATTGGAGAAATAGTCATGCCGGGAGTTGAGGCAAAGGTCGTTGAATCAAACCCCGAAAGGGTTGTGGACAGAGTAGATAAATGTTCCACATGCAGCCAGGCAAAGGAAGCAGGATTTCCAACAGAATCTGTTTGCAGACCATGTAGAGCCTTTAACGAAGCTGCAATTGAATCTTTAAATCCAAACTACACCATGAACTTCAACAAGAGGATGTGTCTTGGTGATGACTACTGTGAATCAGTTATTGAGAAGAAACATGGAATAACACTGGAAGCAGCTCCAGCAGGATACCATGAAGAGGAAGGAGATTAAAAACAGTACTGCAAAGTAGAGGCGATGCAGATGGTAAGTATTGAGGACATACCAATGAAAGTGCGCTGGGACATTGCAACCAGATCATCAACAGACATGAGACAGGGTTATGCCAGGGCCTTTCAAAACATATTGAACGAAAGAATGGTTGAGGATGTGGTTGAAGCAATCTGGGCACAGGGAGGAAGACAGGTTAAGGACGTTGCAGATTCACTCGGACTTCCACATGGAAATGCCCAGCAGGTGAACGATGCACTGGGAATTGTTTCAGGTATAATACTTGGACCTGGATTTAAAATAGAAACTGTAGAATCTGATAAAAACAGGGTGGTTGATAGAGTAACCAGCTGCCCAGTATTTAAAAGTAGCAAAAAACAGAATTTACCTGCTTCAGGACCATGTATTGCATGTAAAGCCTTTAACAAATATGCTGTGGAGTCACTGAACCCCAACTACACACAGCACACCACCAAACGAATGTGCATGGGTGATGAATACTGTGAAAGCATTATTGAGGAAAAATAAAGGAGATTAAAATCTACAGATGCAGTACCTGCACAGGGAAAGCTCTTCTGCCATGAACTTCCTCTTCCCTGTGCAAATGTACCTATCCTTCCCTTTGTAAACCCTATATCCATCCTTAAAAACAGTTCCTGGCGGGTGCAGAGGCTTCTTTGCAACGAAAACCAGGTAGGTTGATATGATCTTTATGAATTCCCTGAAGGATTTATCTTCTGGGGCGTAAAGTGAAAAGTAGTGGTCGATTCTCATCTTGAGATCTTCTACCATGAAATCATCAACATCTTCATCTTCGCGGTTGATTGATGAAGTGAGTATCTCCTGGAAGTTCTCATAGTTGTAACGCGACATAATGGAATTTATTGAATTATCAGTTTTTTCTGGAGCTTTAACAATCTCTTTGTAGCGTTCTACCTCTTTCTTGAGTTTTAGAAGTAGTTCTGAAGTTTTCATTATTAATTTTCCTTTTATTCTTCTTTTAAAGTCCTGTAAAAAAGTGGATTTAAAAAAAATATGACGTTCTACAGAGGAATTTACAAATGGGATTGGTTGATTCTATTGATGATTGCTTTTTTGTAAAAGGATTCTCAACTCTTCAGTGAATTCTCAGCTATGCGAACGTACTCCTCATTTTCAAGGATCTGGAGTGCTTTTGCACGTTCATCCCTCTTGTTGAGGGTGTACTTTTCATCAGATGCAACAACTATTCCTATAGCCTCAAGTTCCCTGAGATGATCCCGAGCAACATCCACAGGCACTTCAGATATACTTGCTATCTCATCAACTGTTAAAGGTTCTCCCCAGCGTTCGATGAGTTCTTCAAGGACGCTTAATTTCGTGGAGTCTCCAAGTAATTCCCTTAAAACCACGGTCACTGTACCATCTCCATGTAAGGTATCGAGATCTTCAATTCAAGACATTTAATCAATTCATGACATTCAAAATTATTAAGACATACATCCAATATAAATATTATTAATTTTCAGATGATTGAACCCGCTAACAAAGAAGTTTTTGATAAAAATTGGAAGGATTTCACGGCTTTCCAAAGAACCTGAAGCTCCAAAGGAAACTCTTAATGAACTTTTTAAGTTCTCCAGATTCCTTATCTTTCTTCTCCCTTTTCCTGCTCTTGTCTGCAAGGCTGTGGATCTCTTTCCAGTCATCCATTTTTAGGGGCCTTCTGGTTTTTTTGATTTAGGGTTTTATTTACTTATACTATCTTGTTTATATTATGATTTTATTTTAAATGATCTTTTGATAATTTTAATGGATTTAACGAGTTCGTAAACCTTGAATCGATTTATCCCATAGGATCTCGTCTACTTCAACCTTCCATGCACCTGTATCAAACCACATTACTAGAAGTTCTTCTCCACGGTCCATTGAATCTATTTCCTCTTTTTGGGAGTTGATTTCATCTGCAGTTCCTATAACAACTTCAAACCCCTTTTTATGTCGTAATTTTGAAGTTCTTTTAAATTCAACCAGATTATCCAGATCCCTTTTGATCCCGGGAGCATTGGAATGTCCATTAACGAGGGCACGCTGAAATCCTATGACTGCAATATCGTTGTCACTGGAATCAAAGATATGGAGAATAAAATCGGGAATCCTCTGACAATCTGGATTATTCTTGTACCTCTTATTCACTTCAGCCTGTAAAGCCAGGTCCTTTATGGAATTTTCATGATAAAACTTACGATACTGATGATAAAATTCATATGCAAATTGTTTTTCCTGAAAGTAGAGAGGGTTAAGATACTCCTGCCCATATATCCTCTGAGAGATCTTTATATAATTCTTATCGATGTTTTCTAGAGCTTTTTTTATTTTATGAGTTAAGATATCGTAGCTTTCCATAACATCACACCTCAACTTAAGTAGAGTGATTCCTGTTGATTGGTCTATTATACCCAGAGCCATATATAATGTTGAGCAATTGATTCTTTTGAAAAAACATAAAAGGTTGTGAGGGATTTGTTGAAGAGTGTGAATAAGCCACGTTCTACTGAAGAAAAAATTATTTCTAAGAACAAATTTTAAAAAATAATTAATAAAAGATCTTTTTTAAAAATAAAACTTTAAAATAGAATTTATCGAAAATTACGTATTTTTGAATCTTAAAATAAAAAAATATTAAAAAGCTATAAATTATTTAAGCTAAAAGAGGGCTTGTTAAAGAAAAAGTTTATAAAAGTTTAAATCTTCCTAAACAACCCCTATTCCTCCTCATCCCCAAACGTAAACACACAAGTAGGAGAATTCAACCCAACCCCTGAATCATGCCTCACGCGTCCAGGCAGTCCTGTCCATTTGAAGCTCAGCTCGGTTATGGCCTTGCACATCAAACAGAAGGTTTTATTATCGCCCTTGTGGGTGCCCCAGAAGCATCTGTTCACCAAGAGGGAATCATCCTTGGTATCCACTTTGTAGCCCAAGTTTTTGAAGAACTGGTGGAGCCATTTCAGGTAATCTTCAAGGAGTTCCTCATCACTGCGCATGGAGTTTTCAGCTAGCAGTTCCTTCCTGAACCTTGGATGGACGTTGCTCTGGAAGAACCTTGCAAATTCCTTTAAAAATCCTGCTGTATCCTCTATTCGCATGCTTGAGGTCATTGCCTTTGATGATATGAGCATGAACTGGTTCAGACCTTTGAGGCGTTCCTCTGATTCTTCCACCCGGGATTTGACCTTCCTATTGTAGAGGGCTATCTCCATGTTGAAGGCAAGTTCCTTCTCATCGTAGGGCTTTATAACGTAGCCCGCAGGTTTGGTTTCCTTGGCCCTTTCAAAGGTCTTCTCATCTGCATGGGCTGTGAGGTATATGACCGGGGCATCGGTTATCTCGTAGATATGTTCTATTGCCTCCACACCGTCCATGTCCCCCTTGAGTATGATGTCTGCAAGGATGAGATCCAGCTTGTTTTCCCTGGCAATTTCAATTGCATCCTCTCCAGATCCTGCCACTCCAACAACGTGGTACCCCCACGTTTCAAGCTTCTTCTGAATCTCCAGGGCGGTTATACTCTCATCTTCAATTATCAGTACCCGTGTCTTGTCCAATTAAAACCTCTCCATTAACTAAAAAGCAACTGTCAGAGTCTTTTCAATGTGAATTACTTTTATTCATACATTTTTATTCATATACATTAACATGTAACTTTCTATTCATATCCACTATTATTAGCATATAATAAGGTATTATATATTTTTTGTGAAGATCACCTTAAGGAATGGAAATTGTTTACCAAAAGAAATATTAGTAATATCACATATATAAATGTACATATTTCTCATTTACAGATCCAGTTCCATGTACTGGGAATCCCACATGCTCAAAAAAAGCACTTGAGGAGACATGTTAACTCAAAAAGTGACATATTCAGAGTACATGAATAAAATAATATTCTCTACTGGCCACGATTTAACAAAACATATATTAATGATGCACCATAAGAACAATAAAGGAAAGGAATTGTTCAAGGAACATGGAACTTTTTTAGAATGTATGTGGATCCATAGGGTCTGAATTATTTGATTATGAAAAAAAGAGTGAGTGTGATACAATGGATTACACGTTGATATCAACGATCTATGCAATAGAACCTGTTATGTTCTGTATAACTAACTTCTCCCCAAAGAAGGTTGTTCTTTTAAGGGAAGAAGATGCCCCGAAGGACAAGCTCAAGGTTGAGGAAACACTGGCTGAAACCCTTGGAAAGTTCATAGACATAGAGACCAAAATAACCAGTCTCTACGAAGTTGTGAGAATAGCCAAGGACACGGTTGATGTTATCGAGCAGGAAGCTGCCCAGGGTAGGAAGATAGTTGTGAACATAAGTGGTGGAAGAAAACCCCAGGCTCTTGGAGCTCTTTTCGGGTGTTACGCCAGGCATAAGATGATAGAGAGAATAGTTTACGTTACAGAAGAAGATAAACAGGTGCTTGACCTTCCAATACTGAACTTTGGAATATCTGAAACCAAACTCATGGTGCTTGAGGAACTCAAGAAGGGTGATATTTCAGTTAAGAACCTTGCAATAAAAATAGGGATAAGCAGGGGAATGACCTACAATCACATAAGAGAACTCAGGGAAATGGGCTTTATAGCACCGGATAAACTTGAAATAACAACTGCAGGAGAACTTGCAGTCATATGAATTAGCTTGTTTTTGAAATTATTTTTTAGGGTTTTATTGGGGAATTCCCTAAAAGTTTCGAGGGATTTTTAATGCACATGGTGTGAACATCCTCCATGGAAAGTCCCTGTTCCAACATATTTTTTACGAATATCCTCATTCCAGTTGATGGGGATGGATTGTGTTTTTGACCAAAATCAGTTGCCATCACGCACCGTGATGATCCAACGTGCCTAACTGCTTCTGCAATTGCTGCAGGGTCAAGACAGTCATGTTCAGGCATGCATGCAACGAAACAGTGTTCAAGGTAGGCATGGCGTGACATCTCCCTCTGCTCATCCAGGGAGGCACCAACAACACCTGTCATGGGATGGTTCACAAGAACACGTTTCAACCCTGCACTCATTGCCATGTCAATGACCTGGAATATATCGTGGGGTTTTAAATGTCCAGTTGCAAGGACCATGTCCTCCTGGCAGATGGTGTTGATGATGGATTCAAGTTTCTCCCAGTCCATAAAGGTTTCAGTGTATGATACCGTTGGAAGCCAGACCATTTTACCTCCCATACGTGCTGAGGTTTTAACTGCATCTACGTTGAGTCCCCCAACACTTTTATTCAAACAGACACCACCAAGTACCCTGAATCCTGTTGCCTTTTCTGCTATTCCTGCACGGCCTGCTGTTGGTTCGAGGTGGGATTTCAGGACTATTGCTCGCATACCATTTAACTTTGCATCCTCTGCTGCCTCAATATCGTTCAAAAGCCTTGGTTTAACATCAGGGGCTGTGTGGATGTGGGTGTCTATGAATCCCTTGAGATCAAAGGATAAAAGAACATCTTCAAAGGATTCAGCACCAGTAATGCAATTCTCTGAATCTTCAAAGCTTAAACATGGCCCTGATTCTGTATTACATGTTTCTTCTAGAGTAACTCCGAATTCAAGCTTTTTTAACTTCGTCATAAAGGTTTCTTCCCTGGGAGTCCATTGTAACTATCAAGGGTCCAAATTCCTTGACTTCAAGTTCCCACATTGCCTCTGGAACCCCGAGATCCAGCCAGTTAACACTCCTTATCTTTTCAACAGATTTCACGTAGAGGGCTGCACATCCACCAACAGCGGTCATGTAAACGGATCCTGTGTCCTGGAGTGCCTCTGATGTGGCTTCATCCATACCTCCCTTTCCAACTATGGCACCAACTCCCAACCTTATGACCTGGGGTTCGTAGGGGTTCATTCTGGTGCTGGTTGTGGGTCCCACTGCAACCATCTCATAGTCGTCCCCGGATTTTCTGATTATGGGGCCTGCATGGAATATGACCTCTCCCTCAAGTTCCACAGGAGCTCCGTCCTCAACTATGCGTTTGTGTGCACTGTCACGGGCTGTGAATATTCTTCCAGAAATGTACACGGTATCTCCAACCTGGAGTTTCTTTGTTTCATCAGTTGATAGGGGTGTTTGAAGCTTAATACTCATTTTTAGTTCACCTTTTTTGTGTGTGCATGGTTTAATATGAAAACACAATAAATATCATTATAAACCATGGTGTAATAATATAGATATTCAACTTCATTACAAATAAAATCATTTGCAATTTTGGTGGGTATAGAATTCCATCACTGCAACTGATTGGATAATAAGAATTACAATGATTTTTTTAGAGGTATCGTTTTTATGTCAGCACAGGATAAGGTAGTAGGTCTCAGCAAGTACATGGTAAGTCTTCCATCAAACAATTTTTCAGTTCTATCCATGCTCTTTATAAGTTTCATTACAGGAGCTGCAGCTTCTCTGATACACCCAGCAGCAGGGGATTCCATACTCTACAGTATAATCTACGGGGGTGCTTCAGGATTTCTCATGTTCGGTTTGATGTCCATGATGGCAGGGGCAATGACCCAGCCCATGATCAACGCCCTTGAGGGCAGGCACATGAAGATGAAGCAGTCCATGTTCCTATCCCTGGTTTCAATGTTCATAGTTGCCCTTATCTACGTTGTTGGAAGTCTTATATCCTCATTCACAGTCTACAACTACACCATCGATGCATTGATATTTGGATGTGCTGTTATATTTGCAATTAGGACCATAGTGCTCTGGTCAACCTCCAATATCAGTCTTTTGAAGTCCATACCTGCAGCTGCAACCCAACCTGCCCTGATCATATCCATGGTCATAGTGCTGGTTTCCCTCACAAGCTTCACAACCAACATAGGTTACTTCAGCATAATCCCACTCCTTTTCAAGATCATCATTGCATCTTTAATACTGGTGGCTGCAATCTACTCCTTCGTGACCATCATTGAATCTCCAATGAAGAGAAACCTTGGAGTTGGTGGGCTTGAACTTCTGAGCCTGTTTCTTGCCCACACCACGGAGGGGTCAAAGGCACTTGAGGGCATCTTCGAGGATATTGGTGAGGCAATAGACACCTTAACCGGTGTTATAAGTTTCAAGGGAAAAGAGGGTATGAAGGCTGTTTTCATAACCCCTGGAGTACACCCCGGACCTGTTGGTAACATAGGTGGGGGTAACATGCCAACTGAGATTGCAGAAAGCTTCGATGTCTTCACAATGGTTTCACACGGCCCATCAACCCACGACTTCAACCCTGTTTCTGGAAGGGAGGTTAAGAAGCTTGAGGGTGTTGTTAAGGATTCCCTGAAAACTGCCAGTTACGCACCGCGTGCAAGCAAATTCATCCGGGTTCAAAGTGGTAACGCACGTATAGGCGCCCAGTACTTCAACGATACACTGCTCCTTCTTGCAACCTTTGCACCCCAGGGCTTCGATGACATAGACTTCGGTGTTGGACTGGCTGTTTCAAACCTTGCAAAGGCAGTTACAGGGGCAGAGAACGTTGTTCTGGTTGACTGTCACAACTCCTTCAAGGGAGAGGGTGGAAGGATACTCCCAGGTAACAGGGAGGTCTTCGAGTTAATGGAGGCAGTTGAAAAACTTCCAAAAATGGACAAGGATCAGCCCCTGAGGATTGGATGTGCACACAACCCCCTGGTTGAAATAAGTAAGGATGATGGTGTGGGACAGAGTGGTTTGAAGGTTATGGTGGTTGAGGTTGGAGGTGAAAGAACCGCTTACATAGTCCTGGACTCCAACAACATGAAGATAGGCTTCAGGGCAAGGATCATGGACGCCCTTGCTGATCTGGACGTCCAGAACATGGAGGTCATGACAACAGACACCCACTTCGTTAACACCCTCTCAGGCGGCCACAACCCCGTGGGTACCCACAAAGGTGATGAAATAATCGCTGCCATCGTTCAGTGTACAAAGGATGCCCTAGATGATATTGAGGATGTTGAGGTGGCCTCAGATGTGGCCAAGATTGAGGGTATCAAGACCATGGGGCCCCTGCACTCAACAGAGCTCGTTACAACCATCAGTTCCATCGTGGCTGTGAGCAGGATCTTCGCACCCCTCATGTTCATCTTCGCCTTCCTCTTTGCATTCCTGTGGATATTCTATTGGGCGCTGTGAAGGATAAAAAACTGTTTACACCTCCCCCAAAAAAAGGAAACCAATTATTTTAAAAATTAATTATTTTTTTATGTATATCTTGAAAAAAAGAAGATCAAAAGATTGAATTTTGAAGGTCTTAAAAAAACGTTGCTACCTTAAAAAAGATCTTTAAAGAGAGGTTTATCTTAAAGAAGATCTTAAAAAATGAAGTTATATTAAAAAGGATCTTTGAATTAAAAATAGCTTTATAAAATTAAGTTATCTTTAAAAATGAAGTTTTAAAAATTAAAAAAATTAAAAAAAGGTAGATTGGGTTTTACATGATTGAGAAGTTGTAGAAAACAACCCAAACCAGCATCCAGAGGAAGAAGAAGGGTACAATTCCACTCCACAGCCATCCCTTGAATCCTCCAACCTCTTCCTTCCCGAAGAGTCTCTCGGAGATGTTACCAGATATGTAAAGAATTATAAGACCTATTAAAACTGCAAGAACTTCATTTTTGCCAAGGGCACCTATTAATCCGCTTGATAATGCATATGATGCATATCCTGCAATTATTGCAGCCACTGCATGTACCGCTGTTACTTTAGCATCCACGTCCATATTTTTTACCTCATCCATTTCATTATTTAACTATTGAGCACAAATATACAATCTGATGTAAATTTAAAAAGTGTTTAAGAAGAAGTTTTAAACTCCATATGTTTTAAAGTTATGTTTTATCCCATAATAAAAAGTTGTTAAATGTTAAAAAAATTTTTTTATCCACAATTCAAGGTGTTTTTCAATGAAAACCATGTCAAACGTTGATGTTTACGCTATCTGCACCGAACTTAAAGATACATTAAAGGATGCAAGGGTTGATAAAGCTTACCAACCCACCAAAGACACTGTGCTTATCAGATTCCACATACCAGGTAAAGGTAGGACTGACGTTGTCTTCCAGGCAGGTACGAGGGTGCACACAACCCAGTACCCTCCAGAAAACCCCAAGATCCCACCATCATTTCCCATGCTGCTTCGAAAACATCTCAAGGGAGGTACAATAACCGATGTGAGGCAGCACCATTTCGACAGGATCATGGAGCTGGACATTCAGAAGGAGCACCGCTACACCCTGGTTGTGGAGCTCTTTTCCAAGGGCAACATAATACTCGTTGATGAGGAGGGAACCATCATACTCCCACTCAAACGCAAGCTGTGGCAGGACAGGAAAATATCCTCAAAGGAGATATACAAGTATCCTCCAGAAAACGAATTTAATCCATTGAAAGCTGAAAAAGAAGATATTAAAAAACTTTTCATGGATTCTGATCGTGACGTTGTGAGAACCCTTGCAGGAAGCGGACTTGGAGGTCTCTACGCTGAGGAGATAGTCCTAAGATCAGATGTTGACAAGAAGAAATCTGCTACAGATCTGGAAGAAGCTGAACTTGAAGCCATCTACAATGCATTTCAAGAGCTTTTCCAACCCCTCAAAGACCATGCATTCCATCCAAGGATAATCTCAGGTGAAAAGGAAGATGTTCTACCCCTCGAACTTAGGAAATACGAGGGTTTTGAATCCAAAACCTTTGAAACCTACAACCAGGCTGCAGATGAATTCTACAGCAGCAGGGTTGGTGAGGACATCAAGAAGGTTCATGAGGATATATGGGCCCGTGAAATTGGTAAGTATGAGAAGAGGATGAAGATCCAGCTTGAAACCCTTGAAAACTTCAAGAAAACAATTGTGGAATCCACAATAAAGGGGGATGCACTCTACGCCCACTACCATGAAGTTCAGGACATGATAAACACCATAATGGAAGCCCGTAAGAACTACTCATGGGCAGAGGTTTCCTCGACCATTAAAAAGGCCAAGAAACATGGAGCAGCAGGTCTTGAATCCATTGAAGCTGTGGACAAAATGGGGGTTATGGATTTAAACCTTGAGGGTGTCAGGGTTCAGGTGGACTCCAACATAGGCATACCTGAAAACGCTGAGAAATATTACAACAAGGGTAAAAAGGCCAAAAGGAAAATAAATGGTGTTAACATAGCCATTGAAAAAACCCAGGCAGAGATAGACAAGGCAAAAAACAAAAGGGAGATCGCCATGGAGAAGGTTCTCGTACCCCAGAAAAGGGTCAGGAAAGAACTTAAATGGTTTGAAAAACTTCGATGGTTCGTATCATCCGATGGAAACCTTGTTATTGGTGGTAGAGATGCAACAACCAATGAGATGGTTGTTAAAAAGCACCTTGAAAACAGGGATGTTTACTTCCACTCTGACATACACGGTGCTGCTTCCGTTGTTGTTAAGGGAGGTGAGGGTGAGATATCAGAGGAAACACTCATTGAGGCTGCATCCTTCTCTGCATCCTTCTCCAGTGCGTGGCAGAAGGGTTTCAGCACCCACGATGTTTACTGGGTTCACCCGGATCAGGTCTCAAAAACTCCCCAGTCAGGTGAGTTCGTTGCAAAGGGCGCCTTCATAATCAGGGGCTCCAGAAACTACATGAGAGGTGTTCCACTCCTTGTGGCAGTGGGTATCGTGGACTACGAGGGTGAAAGGGTTATGGCAGGTCCTCCAGAGGCAGTTTCAGCCTACACCGATAACTACGCGGTTATAAAACCTGGTTACACCAAGAAAGAGGAGATGGCCCGTCAGATAAGGAACAAGATCGACAACGAAGGTGTTCTATCCATTGAGGATGTTGTGCGTGTTCTTCCATCTGGTAAATGTGATTTTGTGGATAAGAGGAGTCTGAAGTGGAAGAGGTAGGGGTTTTCTGACTCTTCAGCAAAAACTTCCCTTCAATAAGATTCAAACAATTTTTTAAAGGATTAATTCTTTTTTTAGATCCATTAAGTTTAATTCCATTGAAAATCTGTTAAAATAATCAAAATTAGAATAATTAGAAACATATAAACATAAAAAATAGGATTTAATTGTTTAATGGATTGAATTATCAAGTGGGATCAACTGATTTTTAAAAAAATGTTGAAGTGATCTGTAGCACAAGTATGCAGCAGGCAACACCGTGGCGATGCCAGAAACAGGCACACCTAAAAAAAAATAATGTTCCCCTTTTCTTTTTTTATTTTTTTGTCCAAAATATGGGTTTAAAGTTAATATCTAAATCCTCAGACCATATTTATTCTAAAATCAGCTTTTGAAATTAGTTTTTAAGTTAGATTTAAAATTAATTTAAATAAAAAAATAACGAAAATAAAAAGATTTAATAATGTAAATCTTCTAAAGCTTCTCCTTATCCTTCATCTGCTTTTTAAGAAGAAAATTGATGTCTATGAGGTACTTTCCCTCCTCATCAGAGATTATTATGGAATCCTCCTTCATGAGGGATGGCAGATCCACCTCGTAGATACCATTGTCCCTGACCATTATGGTCTCAACAGAATCTCCATTTATCTCATGGATCTCTTTGACCTTACCCTTTTGCCGGTACTCAAAGTATTTACTACCGCATTCTGGGCATCCATTCATTATAAGGTCTTTGGAGTCTTCCTCGTATTCTGCACCGCATTTAATGCATCGATGCATCTGCATCACCCAGATTCGCGATCATTGAAAGGAAATTGGACCGCTTCTTAACCGTTTTCATAACATTTGCAGGACCTATTATGGTTATGCCTATGGTTTTACGCTTTGAAAGTCCGAAGAATGATTTTTCATCCTTTTCCAGGGTGTATATGTCGATTCCCATGAAGTTTTCAACATCTATCTCCCTCATGGTGGTTTCTATGAGTTCAGCTTCCTCTTCAGGGGCCAGTCCCCCTTCTATCACAACAAGATCTCCATTTTTCACTTTATCCACTATCATGGATACTTTTTCCATGCTCGTGTGGGATGTGAGTGCATCTGAGGATAGAAAATCCATTTTTAGAGCATTTATATTAACATCATCCATTTTATTGACCTCGAAGAGTTTTTATCTGAAGGTTTCCACCATTGCCTGGTAAAGGTCCCCTGTGTTCTCACCGTGGAGTGCTGAGATTGGCACAACCTTGTGCTGTGGGAATACAGAGAATATACGTTCTGGGGATGATTCTGGAAGGTCTATCTTGTTGGCAACTATCACGAAGGGTATTTTACGGGCTTCAAGGTTTCCTATGATGGTTATGTTGGCCTGGGTCAGTGGATCCTTGGTTGCATCCACAACCAGAAGAACACCTGTAACATCATCCAACCATTTTATTGCCTCTATTATTCCCTTGGTTGCTTCCTTAGCCCTTTCCTTGGCCTCTGCCTCTGAGAGTCCAAATTCCAGGAAGTTCTTGTAGTCTATCTTGGTTGCAATACCTGGTGTGTCCACTATGTCGAAGTCCAGTTCAACTCCGTCCTGTTTTATTGTGACCTGTTCCTGACGGCAGACCTTCCTTGTTTCGTGTGGAATCTCTGAAACAAGACCTATGGGCTTTCCCACCCAGTCGTTTGACATGGTATTGGCAAGTGTGGTTTTACCAGAATTTGGGTGACCGTAGAATCCTATTTTGAGTTTCCTTTCCTTTCCCATTAGTTTGTCCAGAATGTCCTGGAAGAATTTTCTTCTGAAGAATTTCCGCATACTTATCACTTTATCACTCTTGGTAGCTTTCACCGGGTTGAAGTGTTACAACCTTAACCTTTGGATTGGATGAACGGACCATGTCCGTGAATTCTAGGGGGTTTTGTTCAATTGCAGGGTAGGTGTTGTAGTGCATTGGAAGGATCACCTCTGGATTCAACCATTCTGCAGCTATTGCTGCTTCAAATGGCCCCATTGTGTATCTGTCACCTATAGGTAGCATGGCTATGTCTGGACTGTATATGTGGTTTATAACTGCCTTCATATCTGAGAAGATTCCTGTGTC is a genomic window of Methanobacterium congolense containing:
- a CDS encoding L-2-amino-thiazoline-4-carboxylic acid hydrolase, translated to MVSIEDIPMKVRWDIATRSSTDMRQGYARAFQNILNERMVEDVVEAIWAQGGRQVKDVADSLGLPHGNAQQVNDALGIVSGIILGPGFKIETVESDKNRVVDRVTSCPVFKSSKKQNLPASGPCIACKAFNKYAVESLNPNYTQHTTKRMCMGDEYCESIIEEK
- a CDS encoding DUF2115 family protein, with the translated sequence MKTSELLLKLKKEVERYKEIVKAPEKTDNSINSIMSRYNYENFQEILTSSINREDEDVDDFMVEDLKMRIDHYFSLYAPEDKSFREFIKIISTYLVFVAKKPLHPPGTVFKDGYRVYKGKDRYICTGKRKFMAEELSLCRYCICRF
- a CDS encoding helix-turn-helix domain-containing protein; the encoded protein is MTVVLRELLGDSTKLSVLEELIERWGEPLTVDEIASISEVPVDVARDHLRELEAIGIVVASDEKYTLNKRDERAKALQILENEEYVRIAENSLKS
- a CDS encoding methanogen output domain 1-containing protein; the protein is MDKTRVLIIEDESITALEIQKKLETWGYHVVGVAGSGEDAIEIARENKLDLILADIILKGDMDGVEAIEHIYEITDAPVIYLTAHADEKTFERAKETKPAGYVIKPYDEKELAFNMEIALYNRKVKSRVEESEERLKGLNQFMLISSKAMTSSMRIEDTAGFLKEFARFFQSNVHPRFRKELLAENSMRSDEELLEDYLKWLHQFFKNLGYKVDTKDDSLLVNRCFWGTHKGDNKTFCLMCKAITELSFKWTGLPGRVRHDSGVGLNSPTCVFTFGDEEE
- the csa3 gene encoding CRISPR-associated CARF protein Csa3, which codes for MDYTLISTIYAIEPVMFCITNFSPKKVVLLREEDAPKDKLKVEETLAETLGKFIDIETKITSLYEVVRIAKDTVDVIEQEAAQGRKIVVNISGGRKPQALGALFGCYARHKMIERIVYVTEEDKQVLDLPILNFGISETKLMVLEELKKGDISVKNLAIKIGISRGMTYNHIRELREMGFIAPDKLEITTAGELAVI
- a CDS encoding DUF6282 family protein codes for the protein MTKLKKLEFGVTLEETCNTESGPCLSFEDSENCITGAESFEDVLLSFDLKGFIDTHIHTAPDVKPRLLNDIEAAEDAKLNGMRAIVLKSHLEPTAGRAGIAEKATGFRVLGGVCLNKSVGGLNVDAVKTSARMGGKMVWLPTVSYTETFMDWEKLESIINTICQEDMVLATGHLKPHDIFQVIDMAMSAGLKRVLVNHPMTGVVGASLDEQREMSRHAYLEHCFVACMPEHDCLDPAAIAEAVRHVGSSRCVMATDFGQKHNPSPSTGMRIFVKNMLEQGLSMEDVHTMCIKNPSKLLGNSPIKP
- a CDS encoding FumA C-terminus/TtdB family hydratase beta subunit, producing the protein MSIKLQTPLSTDETKKLQVGDTVYISGRIFTARDSAHKRIVEDGAPVELEGEVIFHAGPIIRKSGDDYEMVAVGPTTSTRMNPYEPQVIRLGVGAIVGKGGMDEATSEALQDTGSVYMTAVGGCAALYVKSVEKIRSVNWLDLGVPEAMWELEVKEFGPLIVTMDSQGRNLYDEVKKA
- a CDS encoding DUF2070 family protein, which produces MSAQDKVVGLSKYMVSLPSNNFSVLSMLFISFITGAAASLIHPAAGDSILYSIIYGGASGFLMFGLMSMMAGAMTQPMINALEGRHMKMKQSMFLSLVSMFIVALIYVVGSLISSFTVYNYTIDALIFGCAVIFAIRTIVLWSTSNISLLKSIPAAATQPALIISMVIVLVSLTSFTTNIGYFSIIPLLFKIIIASLILVAAIYSFVTIIESPMKRNLGVGGLELLSLFLAHTTEGSKALEGIFEDIGEAIDTLTGVISFKGKEGMKAVFITPGVHPGPVGNIGGGNMPTEIAESFDVFTMVSHGPSTHDFNPVSGREVKKLEGVVKDSLKTASYAPRASKFIRVQSGNARIGAQYFNDTLLLLATFAPQGFDDIDFGVGLAVSNLAKAVTGAENVVLVDCHNSFKGEGGRILPGNREVFELMEAVEKLPKMDKDQPLRIGCAHNPLVEISKDDGVGQSGLKVMVVEVGGERTAYIVLDSNNMKIGFRARIMDALADLDVQNMEVMTTDTHFVNTLSGGHNPVGTHKGDEIIAAIVQCTKDALDDIEDVEVASDVAKIEGIKTMGPLHSTELVTTISSIVAVSRIFAPLMFIFAFLFAFLWIFYWAL